AAGATTACAACCTTGTAACTGTCGCCGACTGAAGTTTGAAAACTCGAAGCAATTAGATGTCTTAACCTTCATCTCATTGCCTAGTTATGATTGCTTGGCTCGATCGACATTGGCTAAGACTACAGCCCTGTAAGTGTCGCCGACCAAAGCTTGAAAACTTAAAGCAATTAGATGTCTGAATGTTTGAGGGTTGAGATGTAGAGCAGGCATTCTTTTTTCACAAGAGACTTGGAATTGACACACCTAAAAACAGGAGATGGGTATAAATCTTCTCAAGACAATTTAATGGAATTCAGTCCATATGTGTTGGTTGGCTCTTTAGTTTGAAATGGGTAGCTCTATTAAGAGAGTTTAGCTGGGTTAGGCCCTCGAATCAAGAAGCAATATCAGCAATAATTCTGCCAAAAGAATctactttcttctctttcctacGCTTCAAGTTCACATGGAAACTGACAAAATATCTTCACATGTCTTTGTTTCTTGTGAAAATGTTAAATGGCCTTTACTTTTTGCCTTTACTTCAGTTATATCCCTACCCACCAACTGCTGAAGCAGTGAAGCTCGTTGCTTACATTACTACCACTACTACTCCCACCCTTCATTACATATCCTGATATGCATTGAACATCAGAGGGGACTTCTTTCAAAGAGGAAAGAAACAGAAGCTTCTCTCTTGTTCCAACAGTTAGCCATGAATCTCTTTCTACTCTTTATCTTAGCTTTCTTGGTTCCAAGTTCCCTTCTATTGGGAATTCAGGCTTCTCATTCCCACCGAACAAGAACATTTTCTCAGATTACTGTCATGGGCCTTGTTTATTGTGACACTTGCTCCAACAACTCCTTCTCCAAACACAGTTACTTCTTATCAGGTAAGGCTCAATTTCATTTGAAGTCATGATTTCAACAACTTGAACATGAACTAGAATTCAAATGATGAAACTAGTATCTTCTTTTCAAGAGCAATGGTTTTTGTAGTTATGTTGTACGTTTGTTTGGACTTTAATCTTCTTCAGTATTTTGATactgattttgaatttgattttcaacttctttttccttttcaagagCAATGGTTTTTGTAGTTATGTTGTCCGTTTGTTTAGACTTTAATCTTCTTCAGCATTTTCATactgattttgaatttgattttcaacttcgTTGATACAATTTTCTAACCTAATTTCAATAAGAGCATTTGATTCAGCAATTCATTCAAAAGCAAGACTGATAAAATCGATACTCGTCGGTGCACTGCGTGTGTGTTTATGTATGAAAAAAATCAGGTGTAGAAGTTCGAATCAGCTGCAAATTCAAAGCAGAAACGCCGCGTACGGCGGAGCAGATAGCATTCTCAGTGAACagaacaacaaacaaataCGGAGTTTACAGATTGGAAATACCTTCGGTGGACGGAATCCGATGCGCAGAGGATTCAGAGATAGCGTCGTTCTGCCAAGCCAGTTTGATCGGAAGTCCATCGTCGTCTTGCAACGTCCCTGGATACAGAACCACATCGGAAGAAATTTCGATCAAATCGAGAGAGGCAAACATTTGCATTTACAGCTTAAATCCGCTCAATTACAGGCCATCAGCTAGAGATGATACCTTGTGTGGAAATTAGTCGAACGATGAAGATGATTACCTTTTGATGAAGCTTCCTTTTGCCTCGCCCAAATTTGTCGCCATGGATTGAACAAAATTGTACAGTTTTGGAAGGAATCAAAGCTCTCGTCTCTCTCAATCTCTTTGCAATTTAGACcttgaaaaatatttgcatGATTTATATATCCTCCACTAAAATGTCAAAAGTTGAACTAACATTCATATTTGCAGTTTAGTCCTTCCCCaatgtgaaaattttcacTATCGTCCTCGTCTCACCCTCCATGTCTTTGCAATTTAGTCCTTCGAAAGTTAATATTTACATGATTTATATCTTCTCGATTAAAATGTCCAAAATTTGGTTATCGTATAATTGaactaatatttatatttgcaatttagtccttccataatgttaaaattttcactATTGTCTCCGTCTCACCCTCCATGTCTTTGCAATTTAGTCCTTTAAAAGTTAATGTTTACATGATTTATATATTCTCgactaaaatgtcaaaattttcgCTATCGTATAATTGAACTAACATTCATATTTGCAATTTAGTCCTTCcataatgttaaaattttcactATCGTCTCCATCTCACCCTCCATGTCTTTGCAATTTAGTCctttaaaagttaatatttacatgatttatatattctcgactaaaatgtcaaaattttcgCTATCGTATAATTGAACTAACATTCATATTTGCAATTTAGTCCTTCcataatgttaaaattttcactATCGTCTCCATCTCACCCTCCATGTCTTTGCAATTTAGTCctttaaaagttaatatttacataatttatatattctcgactaaaatgtcaaaattttcgCTTTCGTATAATTGAACTAACATTCATATTTGCAATTTAGTCCTtccaaaatgtcaaaattttcacTATCATCTCCGTCTCAGAGCTTCAGTattcaacaataataattctaTGAGTATGAATACGTTCGATGAAATGAATTTGAGTAATTTAATAATGTGAATTGATATTTTATCTGACCCCATCGAAGAACTTCAATGTTATGGCATGACGAAagttaatgatattaaatataGACTTCTATAAAAAATTGTCTACGATAGCTTTTGAATCAACGTTTACGAGTGAGAGAATTCAtaattccttaatttttttttttaacctcgTGAACAGTGGAATGTTTGATATGCacacaaaattggatcggTAGAAAATTAGTATCATTAGTTCTTCCTCAACTCAACCGCTTGAAGATTTGTTCTAAAATTGAGTcatgtaattttaattattttattatctatttgttaCAATCTATTATGNGCAATAATTCTGCCAAAAGAATctactttcttctctttcctacGCTTCAAGTTCACATGGAAACTGACAAAATATCTTCACATGTCTTTGTTTCTTGTGAAAATGTTAAATGGCCTTTACTTTTTGCCTTTACTTCAGTTATATCCCTACCCACCAACTGCTGAAGCAGTGAAGCTCGTTGCTTACATTACTACCACTACTACTCCCACCCTTCATTACATATCCTGATATGCATTGAACATCAGAGGGGACTTCTTTCAAAGAGGAAAGAAACAGAAGCTTCTCTCTTGTTCCAACAGTTAGCCATGAATCTCTTTCTACTCTTTATCTTAGCTTTCTTGGTTCCAAGTTCCCTTCTATTGGGAATTCAGGCTTCTCATTCCCACCGAACAAGAACATTTTCTCAGATTACTGTCATGGGCCTTGTTTATTGTGACACTTGCTCCAACAACTCCTTCTCCAAACACAGTTACTTCTTATCAGGTAAGGCTCAATTTCATTTGAAGTCATGATTTCAACAACTTGAACATGAACTAGAATTCAAATGATGAAACTAGTATCTTCTTTTCAAGAGCAATGGTTTTTGTAGTTATGTTGTACGTTTGTTTGGACTTTAATCTTCTTCAGTATTTTGATactgattttgaatttgattttcaacttctttttccttttcaagagCAATGGTTTTTGTAGTTATGTTGTCCGTTTGTTTAGACTTTAATCTTCTTCAGCATTTTCATactgattttgaatttgattttcaacttcgTTGATACAATTTTCTAACCTAATTTCAATAAGAGCATTTGATTCAGCAATTCATTCAAAAGCAAGACTGATAAAATCGATACTCGTCGGTGCACTGCGTGTGTGTTTATGTATGAAAAAAATCAGGTGTAGAAGTTCGAATCAGCTGCAAATTCAAAGCAGAAACGCCGCGTACGGCGGAGCAGATAGCATTCTCAGTGAACagaacaacaaacaaataCGGAGTTTACAGATTGGAAATACCTTCGGTGGACGGAATCCGATGCGCAGAGGATTCAGAGATAGCGTCGTTCTGCCAAGCCAGTTTGATCGGAAGTCCATCGTCGTCTTGCAACGTCCCTGGATACAGAACCACATCGGAAGAAATTTCGATCAAATCGAGAGAGGCAAACATTTGCATTTACAGCTTAAATCCGCTCAATTACAGGCCATCAGCTAGAGATGATACCTTGTGTGGAAATTAGTCGAACGATGAAGATGATTACCTTTTGATGAAGCTTCCTTTTGCCTCGCCCAAATTTGTCGCCATGGATTGAACAAAATTGTACAGTTTTGGAAGGAATCAAAGCTCTCGTCTCTCTCAATCTCTTTGCAATTTAGACcttgaaaaatatttgcatGATTTATATATCCTCCACTAAAATGTCAAAAGTTGAACTAACATTCATATTTGCAGTTTAGTCCTTCCCCaatgtgaaaattttcacTATCGTCCTCGTCTCACCCTCCATGTCTTTGCAATTTAGTCCTTCGAAAGTTAATATTTACATGATTTATATCTTCTCGATTAAAATGTCCAAAATTTGGTTATCGTATAATTGaactaatatttatatttgcaatttagtccttccataatgttaaaattttcactATTGTCTCCGTCTCACCCTCCATGTCTTTGCAATTTAGTCctttaaaagttaatatttacatgatttatatattctcgactaaaatgtcaaaattttcgCTATCGTATAATTGAACTAACATTCATATTTGCAATTTAGTCCTTCCACAATGTTAAAAGTTTCACTATCATCTCCGTCTCACCCTCCATGTCTTTGCAATTTAGTCCTTCGAAAGTTAATGTTTACATGATTTATATATTCTCgactaaaatgtcaaaattttcgCTATCGTATAATTGAACTAACATTCATATTTGCAATTTAGTCCTTCcataatgttaaaattttcactATCGTCTCCGTCTCACCCTCCATGTCTTTGCAATTTAGTCCTTTAAAAGTTAATGTTTACATGATTTATATATTCTCgactaaaatgtcaaaattttcgCTATCGTATAATTGAACTAACATTCATATTTGCAATTTAGTCCTTCcataatgttaaaattttcactATCGTCTCCATCTCACCCTCCATGTCTTTGCAATTTAGTCctttaaaagttaatatttacataatttatatattctcgactaaaatgtcaaaattttcgCTTTCGTATAATTGAACTAACATTCATATTTGCAATTTAGTCCTtccaaaatgtcaaaattttcacTATCATCTCCGTCTCAGAGCTTCAGTattcaacaataataattctaTGAGTATGAATACGTTCGATGAAATGAATTTGAGTAATTTAATAATGTGAATTGATATTTTATCTGACCCCATCGAAGAACTTCAATGTTATGGCATGACGAAagttaatgatattaaatataGACTTCTATAAAAAATTGTCTACGATAGCTTTTGAATCAACGTTTACGAGTGAGAGAATTCAtaattccttaatttttttttttaacctcgTGAACAGTGGAATGTTTGATATGCacacaaaattggatcggTAGAAAATTAGTATCATTAGTTCTTCCTCAACTCAACCGCTTGAAGATTTGTTCTAAAATTGAGTcatgtaattttaattattttattatctatttgttaCAATCTATTATGcacgatatatatatatatatatatatatatatatatatatatatatttcgataTCATGTATAAATATGTTTCATCGTTGTACCAGCCATCCACAGTCCTCACACGAGAGATTCCCAGTTAAAAGGCAACATTGCAACATTCCATGCTCAACAAGACTCATGTCGCACGCCCAAAGACACTTGATTCCAACCAGCCGAACATGTTGTGACACCACTTAGCCTTCAAAACATAGGGCTGGCCCAAGGTTGGCAGGCATCACCACAACGTCACACACTCAACGAGGTTCATGCCACACACTCGAACGCACCCAACTCCACCCCATAAGTAAAATATGTTTGTTGCAATCTAATATGAGcggtatatatatttataatttttaagataatttaaGGTATTCCAGCTCCATTGATATCATGTATAAATATGTTTCATCATCGTACCAGTCATCCATAGTCCTCACACCAGAGATTCCTAGTTAGAAGGCAACATTGCAACATTGCATGCTCAACAAGACTCATGTCGCACAACCAAAGGCACCTGATTCCAACCAATTGAGCGTGTTGTGGCACCACTTAGTCTTCAAAACATAGGGTNTGGTTTTTGTAGTTATGTTGTACGTTTGTTTGGACTTTAATCTTCTTCAGTATTTTGATactgattttgaatttgattttcaacttctttttccttttcaagagCAATGGTTTTTGTAGTTATGTTGTCCGTTTGTTTAGACTTTAATCTTCTTCAGCATTTTCATactgattttgaatttgattttcaacttcgTTGATACAATTTTCTAACCTAATTTCAATAAGAGCATTTGATTCAGCAATTCATTCAAAAGCAAGACTGATAAAATCGATACTCGTCGGTGCACTGCGTGTGTGTTTATGTATGAAAAAAATCAGGTGTAGAAGTTCGAATCAGCTGCAAATTCAAAGCAGAAACGCCGCGTACGGCGGAGCAGATAGCATTCTCAGTGAACagaacaacaaacaaataCGGAGTTTACAGATTGGAAATACCTTCGGTGGACGGAATCCGATGCGCAGAGGATTCAGAGATAGCGTCGTTCTGCCAAGCCAGTTTGATCGGAAGTCCATCGTCGTCTTGCAACGTCCCTGGATACAGAACCACATCGGAAGAAATTTCGATCAAATCGAGAGAGGCAAACATTTGCATTTACAGCTTAAATCCGCTCAATTACAGGCCATCAGCTAGAGATGATACCTTGTGTGGAAATTAGTCGAACGATGAAGATGATTACCTTTTGATGAAGCTTCCTTTTGCCTCGCCCAAATTTGTCGCCATGGATTGAACAAAATTGTACAGTTTTGGAAGGAATCAAAGCTCTCGTCTCTCTCAATCTCTTTGCAATTTAGACcttgaaaaatatttgcatGATTTATATATCCTCCACTAAAATGTCAAAAGTTGAACTAACATTCATATTTGCAGTTTAGTCCTTCCCCaatgtgaaaattttcacTATCGTCCTCGTCTCACCCTCCATGTCTTTGCAATTTAGTCCTTCGAAAGTTAATATTTACATGATTTATATCTTCTCGATTAAAATGTCCAAAATTTGGTTATCGTATAATTGaactaatatttatatttgcaatttagtccttccataatgttaaaattttcactATTGTCTCCGTCTCACCCTCCATGTCTTTGCAATTTAGTCctttaaaagttaatatttacatgatttatatattctcgactaaaatgtcaaaattttcgCTATCGTATAATTGAACTAACATTCATATTTGCAATTTAGTCCTTCCACAATGTTAAAAGTTTCACTATCATCTCCGTCTCACCCTCCATGTCTTTGCAATTTAGTCCTTCGAAAGTTAATGTTTACATGATTTATATATTCTCgactaaaatgtcaaaattttcgCTATCGTATAATTGAACTAACATTCATATTTGCAATTTAGTCCTTCcataatgttaaaattttcactATCGTCTCCGTCTCACCCTCCATGTCTTTGCAATTTAGTCCTTTAAAAGTTAATGTTTACATGATTTATATATTCTCgactaaaatgtcaaaattttcgCTATCGTATAATTGAACTAACATTCATATTTGCAATTTAGTCCTTCcataatgttaaaattttcactATCGTCTCCATCTCACCCTCCATGTCTTTGCAATTTAGTCctttaaaagttaatatttacataatttatatattctcgactaaaatgtcaaaattttcgCTTTCGTATAATTGAACTAACATTCATATTTGCAATTTAGTCCTtccaaaatgtcaaaattttcacTATCATCTCCGTCTCAGAGCTTCAGTattcaacaataataattctaTGAGTATGAATACGTTCGATGAAATGAATTTGAGTAATTTAATAATGTGAATTGATATTTTATCTGACCCCATCGAAGAACTTCAATGTTATGGCATGACGAAagttaatgatattaaatataGACTTCTATAAAAAATTGTCTACGATAGCTTTTGAATCAACGTTTACGAGTGAGAGAATTCAtaattccttaatttttttttttaacctcgTGAACAGTGGAATGTTTGATATGCacacaaaattggatcggTAGAAAATTAGTATCATTAGTTCTTCCTCAACTCAACCGCTTGAAGATTTGTTCTAAAATTGAGTcatgtaattttaattattttattatctatttgttaCAATCTATTATGcacgatatatatatatatatatatatatatatatatatatatatatttcgataTCATGTATAAATATGTTTCATCGTTGTACCAGCCATCCACAGTCCTCACACGAGAGATTCCCAGTTAAAAGGCAACATTGCAACATTCCATGCTCAACAAGACTCATGTCGCACGCCCAAAGACACTTGATTCCAACCAGCCGAACATGTTGTGACACCACTTAGCCTTCAAAACATAGGGCTGGCCCAAGGTTGGCAGGCATCACCACAACGTCACACACTCAACGAGGTTCATGCCACACACTCGAACGCACCCAACTCCACCCCATAAGTAAAATATGTTTGTTGCAATCTAATATGAGcggtatatatatttataatttttaagataatttaaGGTATTCCAGCTCCATTGATATCATGTATAAATATGTTTCATCATCGTACCAGTCATCCATAGTCCTCACACCAGAGATTCCTAGTTAGAAGGCAACATTGCAACATTGCATGCTCAACAAGACTCATGTCGCACAACCAAAGGCACCTGATTCCAACCAATTGAGCGTGTTGTGGCACCACTTAGTCTTCAAAACATAGGGTTGGCCCAAGGCTGGCAGGCATCACCACAACGTCACACATTCAACGAGGCTCATGCTGCACGCCCGAGGGCACCCGGCTCCACCCCACTTAAtgtaagtaaaatattttgttttaagcttttacaaataattgatatatttttttaataggttAATTGAGTTGTTTTCAcgtcattaaattttttttgaagtctttttaatatttttaaatatagagaaTATTTGACGATATAAGAggtatatattttgtatattgtgaaaaataattgctaaaatcataaaaaaaatgtacaataaaatgaataaattaaatatgtgaTGTCCCCNTACGGCGGAGCAGATAGCATTCTCAGTGAACagaacaacaaacaaataCGGAGTTTACAGATTGGAAATACCTTCGGTGGACGGAATCCGATGCGCAGAGGATTCAGAGATAGCGTCGTTCTGCCAAGCCAGTTTGATCGGAAGTCCATCGTCGTCTTGCAACGTCCCTGGATACAGAACCACATCGGAAGAAATTTCGATCAAATCGAGAGAGGCAAACATTTGCATTTACAGCTTAAATCCGCTCAATTACAGGCCATCAGCTAGAGATGATACCTTGTGTGGAAATTAGTCGAACGATGAAGATGATTACCTTTTGATGAAGCTTCCTTTTGCCTCGCCCAAATTTGTCGCCATGGATTGAACAAAATTGTACAGTTTTGGAAGGAATCAAAGCTCTCGTCTCTCTCAATCTCTTTGCAATTTAGACcttgaaaaatatttgcatGATTTATATATCCTCCACTAAAATGTCAAAAGTTGAACTAACATTCATATTTGCAGTTTAGTCCTTCCCCaatgtgaaaattttcacTATCGTCCTCGTCTCACCCTCCATGTCTTTGCAATTTAGTCCTTCGAAAGTTAATATTTACATGATTTATATCTTCTCGATTAAAATGTCCAAAATTTGGTTATCGTATAATTGaactaatatttatatttgcaatttagtccttccataatgttaaaattttcactATTGTCTCCGTCTCACCCTCCATGTCTTTGCAATTTAGTCctttaaaagttaatatttacatgatttatatattctcgactaaaatgtcaaaattttcgCTATCGTATAATTGAACTAACATTCATATTTGCAATTTAGTCCTTCCACAATGTTAAAAGTTTCACTATCATCTCCGTCTCACCCTCCATGTCTTTGCAATTTAGTCCTTCGAAAGTTAATGTTTACATGATTTATATATTCTCgactaaaatgtcaaaattttcgCTATCGTATAATTGAACTAACATTCATATTTGCAATTTAGTCCTTCcataatgttaaaattttcactATCGTCTCCGTCTCACCCTCCATGTCTTTGCAATTTAGTCCTTTAAAAGTTAATGTTTACATGATTTATATATTCTCgactaaaatgtcaaaattttcgCTATCGTATAATTGAACTAACATTCATATTTGCAATTTAGTCCTTCcataatgttaaaattttcactATCGTCTCCATCTCACCCTCCATGTCTTTGCAATTTAGTCctttaaaagttaatatttacataatttatatattctcgactaaaatgtcaaaattttcgCTTTCGTATAATTGAACTAACATTCATATTTGCAATTTAGTCCTtccaaaatgtcaaaattttcacTATCATCTCCGTCTCAGAGCTTCAGTattcaacaataataattctaTGAGTATGAATACGTTCGATGAAATGAATTTGAGTAATTTAATAATGTGAATTGATATTTTATCTGACCCCATCGAAGAACTTCAATGTTATGGCATGACGAAagttaatgatattaaatataGACTTCTATAAAAAATTGTCTACGATAGCTTTTGAATCAACGTTTACGAGTGAGAGAATTCAtaattccttaatttttttttttaacctcgTGAACAGTGGAATGTTTGATATGCacacaaaattggatcggTAGAAAATTAGTATCATTAGTTCTTCCTCAACTCAACCGCTTGAAGATTTGTTCTAAAATTGAGTcatgtaattttaattattttattatctatttgttaCAATCTATTATGcacgatatatatatatatatatatatatatatatatatatatatatttcgataTCATGTATAAATATGTTTCATCGTTGTACCAGCCATCCACAGTCCTCACACGAGAGATTCCCAGTTAAAAGGCAACATTGCAACATTCCATGCTCAACAAGACTCATGTCGCACGCCCAAAGACACTTGATTCCAACCAGCCGAACATGTTGTGACACCACTTAGCCTTCAAAACATAGGGCTGGCCCAAGGTTGGCAGGCATCACCACAACGTCACACACTCAACGAGGTTCATGCCACACACTCGAACGCACCCAACTCCACCCCATAAGTAAAATATGTTTGTTGCAATCTAATATGAGcggtatatatatttataatttttaagataatttaaGGTATTCCAGCTCCATTGATATCATGTATAAATATGTTTCATCATCGTACCAGTCATCCATAGTCCTCACACCAGAGATTCCTAGTTAGAAGGCAACATTGCAACATTGCATGCTCAACAAGACTCATGTCGCACAACCAAAGGCACCTGATTCCAACCAATTGAGCGTGTTGTGGCACCACTTAGTCTTCAAAACATAGGGTTGGCCCAAGGCTGGCAGGCATCACCACAACGTCACACATTCAACGAGGCTCATGCTGCACGCCCGAGGGCACCCGGCTCCACCCCACTTAAtgtaagtaaaatattttgttttaagcttttacaaataattgatatatttttttaataggttAATTGAGTTGTTTTCAcgtcattaaattttttttgaagtctttttaatatttttaaatata
This sequence is a window from Cucurbita pepo subsp. pepo cultivar mu-cu-16 chromosome LG04, ASM280686v2, whole genome shotgun sequence. Protein-coding genes within it:
- the LOC111793318 gene encoding pollen-specific protein-like At4g18596 isoform X1; protein product: MNLFLLFILAFLVPSSLLLGIQASHSHRTRTFSQITVMGLVYCDTCSNNSFSKHSYFLSGVEVRISCKFKAETPRTAEQIAFSVNRTTNKYGVYRLEIPSVDGIRCAEDSEIASFCQASLIGSPSSSCNVPGYRTTSEEISIKSREANICIYSLNPLNYRPSARDDTLCGN
- the LOC111793318 gene encoding pollen-specific protein-like At4g18596 isoform X2 codes for the protein MNLFLLFILAFLVPSSLLLGIQASHSHRTRTFSQITVMGLVYCDTCSNNSFSKHSYFLSGVEVRISCKFKAETPRTAEQIAFSVNRTTNKYGVYRLEIPSVDGIRCAEDSEIASFCQASLIGSPSSSCNVPGYRTTSEEISIKSREANICIYSLNPLNYRPSARDDTLCGN